In Silene latifolia isolate original U9 population chromosome 3, ASM4854445v1, whole genome shotgun sequence, a single window of DNA contains:
- the LOC141646778 gene encoding GPI-anchored protein LLG1-like, producing the protein MSMELRLCTKIKPIMSTLTLFIIFCLFSSTFASDSFISSSVLGTDQLDQPRLSTSRALLQAQKPCPINFENQNYTIITSKCKGPRYPAAECCPSFTDFACQFSDELNDLTNQCAQTMFSYINLNGGYPPGLFANECKGSKRGLECKATPSGAASIYGITRHGSLLSFLSAAVFLLVVGRII; encoded by the exons ATGTCAATGGAGCTCAGATTATGCACAAAAATTAAACCAATCATGTCAACATTAACACTATTCATCATTTTCTGTCTTTTTTCTTCCACTTTTGCTTCTGATTCTTTCATCTCTTCTTCTGTTTTAG GAACAGATCAGCTTGATCAACCTCGTTTGTCAACCTCACGTGCTCTTTTACAAGCTCAAAAGC CTTGTCCTATAAATTTTGAGAACCAGAATTATACCATCATTACCAGCAAATGCAAAGGACCCAGGTACCCGGCCGCCGAATGTTGTCCTTCTTTCACGGATTTCGCCTGCCAATTCTCAGATGAACTCAATGACTTAACCAACCAATGTGCTCAGACCATGTTCAGTTACATTAACCTCAATGGTGGGTACCCGCCTGGCCTTTTCGCTAACGAGTGCAAAGGAAGCAAGCGAGGTCTCGAGTGTAAAGCTACACCCAGTGGCGCTGCGTCTATTTATGGTATAACTCGACATGGATCATTGTTGTCGTTTCTTTCAGCTGCTGTTTTCCTCCTTGTTGTTGGTCGAATCATTTGA
- the LOC141646776 gene encoding actin-related protein 8 isoform X1 has product MAMLLRKLLETVSYSSTTSQSTSISISNSSNLTLATGDFDRIPDEILVIILKKLGPEETAKLCTVCKTWRDLLSSDNNLWIHFFQSELNLHHLDWESVFFAETQLRFMYHEGTPQLSLKNIFGQRAQVPGALIVDGGSGYCKFGWSKYSRPSGMSATFMEFGNIEAPMYTRLRHFYSTLYGRMQVKHTTQPIVVSVPICHYDDTESAKASRRQLKEAIHSALFDLNVPAVCAVNQATLALYAARRTSGIVVNIGFHQTSIVPILHGKVMRKVGVEVVGMGALKLTGFLREQLQQRNIYFESLYTIRELKENLCYVAIDYEAELSKDTQESYELPREGVFTLSKERFKTGEILFQPRITGVRAMGLHQAVALCMEHCHDAELMGDDSWFKTVVLCGGTACLRGLPERLEKELRAHLPSYISNGIRVTPPPYGADSAWHGARLISNLSNFPGAWCNTKKQFKRKQRSKHLTPSFLKPRG; this is encoded by the exons ATGGCGATGTTACTAAGAAAACTGTTAGAAACGGTGTCGTATTCCTCAACAACTTCTCAATcaacctccatctccatctccaatTCCTCGAATTTAACACTGGCTACCGGCGATTTTGACCGGATACCGGATGAAATATTGGTGATAATACTCAAAAAATTGGGACCAGAAGAGACTGCTAAACTATGTACTGTGTGTAAAACATGGAGAGATCTTTTATCTTCTGATAATAATTTATGGATTCATTTTTTTCAATCGGAGTTGAATCTACATCATCTTGATTGGGAGTCTGTTTTCTTCGCCGAAACGCAATTGAG GTTTATGTATCATGAAGGGACACCTCAGTTGTCTCTTAAGAATATTTTCGGGCAGCGTGCTCAGGTTCCTGGTGCTCTAATTGTTGATG GTGGGTCTGGATACTGCAAGTTTGGCTGGAGCAAGTATTCCCGTCCTTCTGGAATGTCTGCCACATTTATG GAATTTGGGAATATTGAAGCCCCAATGTATACCAGACTTCGTCATTTTTACTCTACGCTTTATGGCAG GATGCAAGTGAAACATACGACCCAGCCTATTGTTGTTTCTGTTCCTATCTGCCATTATGATG ATACAGAATCTGCTAAAGCATCAAGAAGACAACTGAAAGAAGCTATACATTCAGCACTTTTTGACCTGAATGTTCCAGCTGTATGTGCGGTAAATCAA GCTACTCTGGCATTATATGCAGCAAGGAGGACATCAGGAATAGTGGTTAATATTGGTTTCCACCAAACCTCTATTGTGCCAA TCCTGCATGGAAAAGTAATGCGTAAGGTGGGAGTTGAAGTAGTTGGTATGGGAGCATTGAAGCTAACTGGATTTCTTAGAGAACAGTTACAGCAGCGAAACATTTATTTCGAGTCTTTATACACTATCCGGGAACTAAAGGAG AATCTGTGCTACGTGGCCATTGATTATGAAGCTGAACTTTCTAAAGACACTCAAGAATCTTATGAATTACCAAGGGAGGGTGTATTTACATTGTCCAAAGAACGTTTTAAAACAGGAGAGATCCTGTTCCAACCACGTATTACTGGAGT ACGCGCAATGGGACTGCACCAGGCCGTTGCTCTCTGCATGGAGCATTGTCATGACGCAGAACTGATGGGTGATGATAGTTGGTTCAAGACGGTGGTTTTATGTGGGGGAACTGCATGCTTAAGGGGACTACCTG AAAGACTAGAGAAGGAACTTCGTGCACATCTTCCTTCTTATATCTCAAATGGAATCAGGGTAACTCCTCCACCTTATGGTGCCGATTCTGCCTGGCATGGGGCAAGGCTTATCAGTAAT TTAAGTAATTTTCCAGGAGCATGGTGCAACACCAAAAAGCAATTCAAACGAAAGCAGCGGAGTAAACATCTGACTCCGTCGTTTTTAAAGCCACGCGGCTAA
- the LOC141646776 gene encoding actin-related protein 8 isoform X2, whose product MLAELRFMYHEGTPQLSLKNIFGQRAQVPGALIVDGGSGYCKFGWSKYSRPSGMSATFMEFGNIEAPMYTRLRHFYSTLYGRMQVKHTTQPIVVSVPICHYDDTESAKASRRQLKEAIHSALFDLNVPAVCAVNQATLALYAARRTSGIVVNIGFHQTSIVPILHGKVMRKVGVEVVGMGALKLTGFLREQLQQRNIYFESLYTIRELKENLCYVAIDYEAELSKDTQESYELPREGVFTLSKERFKTGEILFQPRITGVRAMGLHQAVALCMEHCHDAELMGDDSWFKTVVLCGGTACLRGLPERLEKELRAHLPSYISNGIRVTPPPYGADSAWHGARLISNLSNFPGAWCNTKKQFKRKQRSKHLTPSFLKPRG is encoded by the exons ATGTTAGCTGAATTGAG GTTTATGTATCATGAAGGGACACCTCAGTTGTCTCTTAAGAATATTTTCGGGCAGCGTGCTCAGGTTCCTGGTGCTCTAATTGTTGATG GTGGGTCTGGATACTGCAAGTTTGGCTGGAGCAAGTATTCCCGTCCTTCTGGAATGTCTGCCACATTTATG GAATTTGGGAATATTGAAGCCCCAATGTATACCAGACTTCGTCATTTTTACTCTACGCTTTATGGCAG GATGCAAGTGAAACATACGACCCAGCCTATTGTTGTTTCTGTTCCTATCTGCCATTATGATG ATACAGAATCTGCTAAAGCATCAAGAAGACAACTGAAAGAAGCTATACATTCAGCACTTTTTGACCTGAATGTTCCAGCTGTATGTGCGGTAAATCAA GCTACTCTGGCATTATATGCAGCAAGGAGGACATCAGGAATAGTGGTTAATATTGGTTTCCACCAAACCTCTATTGTGCCAA TCCTGCATGGAAAAGTAATGCGTAAGGTGGGAGTTGAAGTAGTTGGTATGGGAGCATTGAAGCTAACTGGATTTCTTAGAGAACAGTTACAGCAGCGAAACATTTATTTCGAGTCTTTATACACTATCCGGGAACTAAAGGAG AATCTGTGCTACGTGGCCATTGATTATGAAGCTGAACTTTCTAAAGACACTCAAGAATCTTATGAATTACCAAGGGAGGGTGTATTTACATTGTCCAAAGAACGTTTTAAAACAGGAGAGATCCTGTTCCAACCACGTATTACTGGAGT ACGCGCAATGGGACTGCACCAGGCCGTTGCTCTCTGCATGGAGCATTGTCATGACGCAGAACTGATGGGTGATGATAGTTGGTTCAAGACGGTGGTTTTATGTGGGGGAACTGCATGCTTAAGGGGACTACCTG AAAGACTAGAGAAGGAACTTCGTGCACATCTTCCTTCTTATATCTCAAATGGAATCAGGGTAACTCCTCCACCTTATGGTGCCGATTCTGCCTGGCATGGGGCAAGGCTTATCAGTAAT TTAAGTAATTTTCCAGGAGCATGGTGCAACACCAAAAAGCAATTCAAACGAAAGCAGCGGAGTAAACATCTGACTCCGTCGTTTTTAAAGCCACGCGGCTAA
- the LOC141646776 gene encoding actin-related protein 8 isoform X5 codes for MYHEGTPQLSLKNIFGQRAQVPGALIVDGGSGYCKFGWSKYSRPSGMSATFMEFGNIEAPMYTRLRHFYSTLYGRMQVKHTTQPIVVSVPICHYDDTESAKASRRQLKEAIHSALFDLNVPAVCAVNQATLALYAARRTSGIVVNIGFHQTSIVPILHGKVMRKVGVEVVGMGALKLTGFLREQLQQRNIYFESLYTIRELKENLCYVAIDYEAELSKDTQESYELPREGVFTLSKERFKTGEILFQPRITGVRAMGLHQAVALCMEHCHDAELMGDDSWFKTVVLCGGTACLRGLPERLEKELRAHLPSYISNGIRVTPPPYGADSAWHGARLISNLSNFPGAWCNTKKQFKRKQRSKHLTPSFLKPRG; via the exons ATGTATCATGAAGGGACACCTCAGTTGTCTCTTAAGAATATTTTCGGGCAGCGTGCTCAGGTTCCTGGTGCTCTAATTGTTGATG GTGGGTCTGGATACTGCAAGTTTGGCTGGAGCAAGTATTCCCGTCCTTCTGGAATGTCTGCCACATTTATG GAATTTGGGAATATTGAAGCCCCAATGTATACCAGACTTCGTCATTTTTACTCTACGCTTTATGGCAG GATGCAAGTGAAACATACGACCCAGCCTATTGTTGTTTCTGTTCCTATCTGCCATTATGATG ATACAGAATCTGCTAAAGCATCAAGAAGACAACTGAAAGAAGCTATACATTCAGCACTTTTTGACCTGAATGTTCCAGCTGTATGTGCGGTAAATCAA GCTACTCTGGCATTATATGCAGCAAGGAGGACATCAGGAATAGTGGTTAATATTGGTTTCCACCAAACCTCTATTGTGCCAA TCCTGCATGGAAAAGTAATGCGTAAGGTGGGAGTTGAAGTAGTTGGTATGGGAGCATTGAAGCTAACTGGATTTCTTAGAGAACAGTTACAGCAGCGAAACATTTATTTCGAGTCTTTATACACTATCCGGGAACTAAAGGAG AATCTGTGCTACGTGGCCATTGATTATGAAGCTGAACTTTCTAAAGACACTCAAGAATCTTATGAATTACCAAGGGAGGGTGTATTTACATTGTCCAAAGAACGTTTTAAAACAGGAGAGATCCTGTTCCAACCACGTATTACTGGAGT ACGCGCAATGGGACTGCACCAGGCCGTTGCTCTCTGCATGGAGCATTGTCATGACGCAGAACTGATGGGTGATGATAGTTGGTTCAAGACGGTGGTTTTATGTGGGGGAACTGCATGCTTAAGGGGACTACCTG AAAGACTAGAGAAGGAACTTCGTGCACATCTTCCTTCTTATATCTCAAATGGAATCAGGGTAACTCCTCCACCTTATGGTGCCGATTCTGCCTGGCATGGGGCAAGGCTTATCAGTAAT TTAAGTAATTTTCCAGGAGCATGGTGCAACACCAAAAAGCAATTCAAACGAAAGCAGCGGAGTAAACATCTGACTCCGTCGTTTTTAAAGCCACGCGGCTAA
- the LOC141646776 gene encoding actin-related protein 8 isoform X4: protein MFMYHEGTPQLSLKNIFGQRAQVPGALIVDGGSGYCKFGWSKYSRPSGMSATFMEFGNIEAPMYTRLRHFYSTLYGRMQVKHTTQPIVVSVPICHYDDTESAKASRRQLKEAIHSALFDLNVPAVCAVNQATLALYAARRTSGIVVNIGFHQTSIVPILHGKVMRKVGVEVVGMGALKLTGFLREQLQQRNIYFESLYTIRELKENLCYVAIDYEAELSKDTQESYELPREGVFTLSKERFKTGEILFQPRITGVRAMGLHQAVALCMEHCHDAELMGDDSWFKTVVLCGGTACLRGLPERLEKELRAHLPSYISNGIRVTPPPYGADSAWHGARLISNLSNFPGAWCNTKKQFKRKQRSKHLTPSFLKPRG, encoded by the exons at GTTTATGTATCATGAAGGGACACCTCAGTTGTCTCTTAAGAATATTTTCGGGCAGCGTGCTCAGGTTCCTGGTGCTCTAATTGTTGATG GTGGGTCTGGATACTGCAAGTTTGGCTGGAGCAAGTATTCCCGTCCTTCTGGAATGTCTGCCACATTTATG GAATTTGGGAATATTGAAGCCCCAATGTATACCAGACTTCGTCATTTTTACTCTACGCTTTATGGCAG GATGCAAGTGAAACATACGACCCAGCCTATTGTTGTTTCTGTTCCTATCTGCCATTATGATG ATACAGAATCTGCTAAAGCATCAAGAAGACAACTGAAAGAAGCTATACATTCAGCACTTTTTGACCTGAATGTTCCAGCTGTATGTGCGGTAAATCAA GCTACTCTGGCATTATATGCAGCAAGGAGGACATCAGGAATAGTGGTTAATATTGGTTTCCACCAAACCTCTATTGTGCCAA TCCTGCATGGAAAAGTAATGCGTAAGGTGGGAGTTGAAGTAGTTGGTATGGGAGCATTGAAGCTAACTGGATTTCTTAGAGAACAGTTACAGCAGCGAAACATTTATTTCGAGTCTTTATACACTATCCGGGAACTAAAGGAG AATCTGTGCTACGTGGCCATTGATTATGAAGCTGAACTTTCTAAAGACACTCAAGAATCTTATGAATTACCAAGGGAGGGTGTATTTACATTGTCCAAAGAACGTTTTAAAACAGGAGAGATCCTGTTCCAACCACGTATTACTGGAGT ACGCGCAATGGGACTGCACCAGGCCGTTGCTCTCTGCATGGAGCATTGTCATGACGCAGAACTGATGGGTGATGATAGTTGGTTCAAGACGGTGGTTTTATGTGGGGGAACTGCATGCTTAAGGGGACTACCTG AAAGACTAGAGAAGGAACTTCGTGCACATCTTCCTTCTTATATCTCAAATGGAATCAGGGTAACTCCTCCACCTTATGGTGCCGATTCTGCCTGGCATGGGGCAAGGCTTATCAGTAAT TTAAGTAATTTTCCAGGAGCATGGTGCAACACCAAAAAGCAATTCAAACGAAAGCAGCGGAGTAAACATCTGACTCCGTCGTTTTTAAAGCCACGCGGCTAA
- the LOC141646776 gene encoding actin-related protein 8 isoform X3 — protein sequence MFVIIVFMYHEGTPQLSLKNIFGQRAQVPGALIVDGGSGYCKFGWSKYSRPSGMSATFMEFGNIEAPMYTRLRHFYSTLYGRMQVKHTTQPIVVSVPICHYDDTESAKASRRQLKEAIHSALFDLNVPAVCAVNQATLALYAARRTSGIVVNIGFHQTSIVPILHGKVMRKVGVEVVGMGALKLTGFLREQLQQRNIYFESLYTIRELKENLCYVAIDYEAELSKDTQESYELPREGVFTLSKERFKTGEILFQPRITGVRAMGLHQAVALCMEHCHDAELMGDDSWFKTVVLCGGTACLRGLPERLEKELRAHLPSYISNGIRVTPPPYGADSAWHGARLISNLSNFPGAWCNTKKQFKRKQRSKHLTPSFLKPRG from the exons ATGTTTGTGATTATTGT GTTTATGTATCATGAAGGGACACCTCAGTTGTCTCTTAAGAATATTTTCGGGCAGCGTGCTCAGGTTCCTGGTGCTCTAATTGTTGATG GTGGGTCTGGATACTGCAAGTTTGGCTGGAGCAAGTATTCCCGTCCTTCTGGAATGTCTGCCACATTTATG GAATTTGGGAATATTGAAGCCCCAATGTATACCAGACTTCGTCATTTTTACTCTACGCTTTATGGCAG GATGCAAGTGAAACATACGACCCAGCCTATTGTTGTTTCTGTTCCTATCTGCCATTATGATG ATACAGAATCTGCTAAAGCATCAAGAAGACAACTGAAAGAAGCTATACATTCAGCACTTTTTGACCTGAATGTTCCAGCTGTATGTGCGGTAAATCAA GCTACTCTGGCATTATATGCAGCAAGGAGGACATCAGGAATAGTGGTTAATATTGGTTTCCACCAAACCTCTATTGTGCCAA TCCTGCATGGAAAAGTAATGCGTAAGGTGGGAGTTGAAGTAGTTGGTATGGGAGCATTGAAGCTAACTGGATTTCTTAGAGAACAGTTACAGCAGCGAAACATTTATTTCGAGTCTTTATACACTATCCGGGAACTAAAGGAG AATCTGTGCTACGTGGCCATTGATTATGAAGCTGAACTTTCTAAAGACACTCAAGAATCTTATGAATTACCAAGGGAGGGTGTATTTACATTGTCCAAAGAACGTTTTAAAACAGGAGAGATCCTGTTCCAACCACGTATTACTGGAGT ACGCGCAATGGGACTGCACCAGGCCGTTGCTCTCTGCATGGAGCATTGTCATGACGCAGAACTGATGGGTGATGATAGTTGGTTCAAGACGGTGGTTTTATGTGGGGGAACTGCATGCTTAAGGGGACTACCTG AAAGACTAGAGAAGGAACTTCGTGCACATCTTCCTTCTTATATCTCAAATGGAATCAGGGTAACTCCTCCACCTTATGGTGCCGATTCTGCCTGGCATGGGGCAAGGCTTATCAGTAAT TTAAGTAATTTTCCAGGAGCATGGTGCAACACCAAAAAGCAATTCAAACGAAAGCAGCGGAGTAAACATCTGACTCCGTCGTTTTTAAAGCCACGCGGCTAA